Proteins from a genomic interval of Prevotella sp. E13-27:
- the rlmH gene encoding 23S rRNA (pseudouridine(1915)-N(3))-methyltransferase RlmH, translated as MKTELILVGKTVSKEFQKLVADYSERVTHYMPFSITVIPELKNTKSLTEEQQKTAEGEQILRLLQPSDTVVLLDEHGREPRSIELAQWLEKKQSIARRLVFIIGGPYGFSPAVYARANEQLSLSRLTFSHQMVRTIFLEQLYRACTIIKGEPYHHE; from the coding sequence ATGAAAACAGAACTGATATTAGTAGGCAAGACGGTCAGTAAAGAGTTTCAGAAACTCGTAGCCGACTATAGTGAACGCGTGACTCATTACATGCCGTTCTCGATTACCGTTATTCCTGAGCTGAAAAATACAAAGAGTCTCACAGAGGAACAGCAGAAGACTGCTGAGGGTGAGCAGATACTTAGACTGTTGCAGCCTTCTGATACTGTTGTGCTGCTCGATGAACATGGACGTGAGCCTCGTAGCATTGAGCTGGCGCAGTGGCTTGAGAAAAAGCAGTCCATCGCGCGTCGTCTTGTCTTTATTATCGGTGGCCCCTATGGTTTTTCGCCTGCTGTCTATGCCCGTGCCAACGAGCAATTGTCGCTTTCGCGACTCACCTTCTCTCATCAGATGGTACGCACCATCTTCCTTGAGCAACTATATCGTGCTTGTACAATCATTAAGGGTGAGCCCTATCATCATGAGTGA
- a CDS encoding GH25 family lysozyme — protein MRKNLCFIIFLAALLVGCGESQQRSEEETVVKDSASVTIDVDSFVVEKLDSAEYAERKSRYDAELDYYLKRHNMSDEGYDIVSRYAVERNAMLASYVPKGKLSPFGLFNRGINRRLGYCVTKDGVGRIYICTWEGDSLASGFRVDKNGLHAGQFDSNLQARGHGCYLGVDGVYYEGHWENDMREGFGFSVSAKNLQAGTWKKNRFRGERIMHTSDRIYGIDISRYQHEKGRRRYGISWPHLRVVHLGRRINDALAGDVNYPVRFVIIKSTQGTTIRSQYFHQDYAAAHKHGIPVGAYHFFSTIRSGRAQADYFLKNTTFRRGDLPPVLDIEPTNSQVKKMGGTEALLKEVRAWIAIVQNRLRVRPILYVNQGFINDHLSKDPYLMDNYLVWIARYGEYKPGVHLALWQLSADASVSGIVPKVDVNVFNGYEPQWQEFLEKETIK, from the coding sequence ATGAGAAAGAATCTTTGTTTTATCATATTTTTAGCCGCATTGTTGGTTGGGTGTGGTGAAAGCCAACAACGCTCAGAAGAGGAGACTGTAGTAAAAGATTCCGCTTCTGTCACAATAGATGTTGATTCTTTTGTGGTGGAGAAACTCGACTCGGCAGAATATGCTGAGCGAAAGAGCCGTTATGATGCAGAGCTTGACTACTATCTCAAACGTCATAACATGAGCGATGAGGGATATGACATCGTGAGCCGATATGCTGTTGAGCGTAACGCTATGCTCGCTTCATATGTGCCAAAAGGTAAGCTGAGCCCCTTCGGACTCTTTAATCGTGGCATAAACCGACGTCTGGGCTATTGTGTTACAAAGGACGGCGTGGGACGTATATATATATGTACGTGGGAGGGCGATTCTCTCGCCTCCGGTTTTCGTGTTGACAAGAACGGCTTACACGCAGGACAGTTTGATAGTAACCTGCAGGCAAGAGGACATGGATGCTATCTTGGCGTGGATGGCGTTTACTATGAGGGACACTGGGAGAATGATATGCGTGAGGGCTTTGGCTTTAGCGTCTCTGCGAAGAATCTTCAGGCAGGTACATGGAAGAAGAATCGTTTTCGTGGGGAGCGCATAATGCATACCAGCGATCGTATCTATGGTATAGACATATCGCGCTACCAGCATGAGAAAGGACGTCGTCGCTATGGCATCAGCTGGCCTCACCTGCGTGTGGTTCATCTTGGACGTCGTATTAATGACGCCTTGGCTGGTGATGTGAACTATCCGGTTCGCTTCGTGATAATAAAATCTACTCAAGGCACAACCATACGTAGCCAGTATTTCCATCAGGATTATGCTGCTGCTCATAAGCATGGCATACCTGTTGGCGCCTACCATTTCTTCTCTACCATAAGGTCGGGTAGGGCACAGGCCGACTACTTCCTGAAGAACACCACTTTCCGTCGTGGTGACCTTCCGCCAGTGCTTGACATAGAACCAACGAACAGTCAGGTGAAGAAGATGGGTGGCACGGAAGCTCTGCTGAAGGAAGTGAGGGCGTGGATTGCCATTGTGCAGAACAGACTCCGCGTGCGACCAATCCTTTATGTCAATCAGGGTTTCATTAATGATCACCTGTCAAAGGACCCCTATCTGATGGATAACTATCTTGTGTGGATAGCCCGCTATGGCGAGTATAAGCCTGGCGTTCACCTTGCCCTCTGGCAGCTCTCTGCCGATGCTTCAGTCAGCGGCATAGTGCCTAAGGTAGATGTCAACGTGTTCAATGGATATGAACCACAATGGCAGGAGTTTCTGGAGAAAGAGACGATAAAGTAG